A DNA window from Streptococcus mutans contains the following coding sequences:
- a CDS encoding DNA-3-methyladenine glycosylase I, whose amino-acid sequence MERCSWVKESNPLYVVYHDEEWGKPLHDEQRLFELLCLETYQAGLSWETILNKREAFKSVFHHYEIDKVAAMSDEALEEILKNPKVVRNRRKVYATRHNAQAFLAIQKTFGSFDHYLWSWVNFTPIDNFVKNCQSIPAQTNLSARLAKDLKKKGFKFVGPVCIYSYLQAAGLINDHEVDCDFNPKK is encoded by the coding sequence ATGGAGCGTTGCAGTTGGGTAAAAGAAAGCAATCCTTTGTATGTTGTTTATCATGATGAGGAATGGGGGAAGCCATTGCATGATGAGCAAAGATTATTCGAATTACTGTGTTTAGAAACTTATCAAGCTGGACTTTCTTGGGAAACTATTCTCAACAAACGTGAGGCTTTTAAATCTGTTTTTCATCATTATGAAATTGATAAAGTAGCTGCTATGTCTGATGAAGCATTGGAAGAGATTTTAAAAAATCCGAAGGTTGTTCGTAATCGCAGAAAAGTTTATGCAACACGTCATAACGCACAGGCGTTTTTAGCTATACAGAAAACATTTGGAAGTTTTGATCATTATCTTTGGTCTTGGGTGAACTTTACACCAATTGACAATTTTGTCAAGAACTGTCAAAGTATACCTGCTCAAACGAATTTATCAGCAAGGCTTGCTAAGGATTTAAAAAAGAAGGGCTTTAAATTTGTTGGTCCTGTTTGCATTTATTCTTATTTACAGGCAGCAGGTTTAATTAATGATCACGAAGTTGATTGTGATTTTAACCCTAAAAAATAA
- a CDS encoding competence/damage-inducible protein A, producing the protein MKSEIIAVGTEILTGQIVNTNSQFLSEKFAELGIDVYFQTAVGDNEERLLSVLKIAKERSDLIVLCGGLGPTEDDLTKQTLAKFLKRELVFDKTAQERLDEFFASRPTSMRTPNNECQAQIIAGSQPLSNKTGLAVGGLLEADGVTYVVLPGPPSELKPMVNKELLPYLSKTSKKLYSRVLRFFGIGESHLVTLLHDLIAEQTDPTIAPYAKTGEVTIRLSTKAHRQKEADSKLDKLEKKIVTIDNLADYFYGYGEENSLPQVVFDLLKEKGKTITAAESLTAGLFQARLADFAGASDIFKGGFITYSIEEKARMLGIPFEDLQLHGVVSAFTAEKMAERSRQLTQADLAISLTGVAGPDSLEGQPAGTVFIGLSSSKRTMAIKVLIGGRSRSDVRYIAVLHAFNLVRQTLLSHKNLV; encoded by the coding sequence ATGAAATCTGAGATCATTGCTGTTGGAACAGAAATTTTAACAGGACAAATTGTTAATACTAATAGTCAATTTTTATCAGAAAAATTCGCAGAATTAGGAATTGATGTTTATTTTCAAACAGCAGTTGGTGATAATGAAGAACGCCTTTTATCTGTTTTGAAAATTGCAAAGGAACGTAGTGATTTAATTGTACTTTGCGGTGGTTTGGGACCAACAGAAGATGATTTAACAAAACAAACCCTAGCAAAATTTTTGAAAAGAGAATTGGTATTTGATAAAACAGCTCAAGAACGTCTAGATGAATTTTTTGCATCACGTCCAACATCTATGCGCACACCAAATAATGAATGTCAGGCGCAGATTATAGCAGGAAGTCAGCCTTTATCTAATAAAACAGGCTTAGCAGTTGGGGGGCTTTTGGAGGCAGATGGAGTGACTTATGTTGTATTACCTGGTCCGCCTAGCGAATTGAAGCCTATGGTTAACAAAGAGTTACTCCCTTATTTATCAAAAACTTCTAAGAAGCTTTATTCTCGTGTGTTACGCTTTTTTGGTATTGGTGAGAGTCATCTAGTGACCTTGTTGCATGACTTAATAGCGGAGCAAACAGATCCCACAATTGCTCCTTATGCTAAGACAGGCGAGGTAACAATACGTTTATCAACAAAAGCCCATAGGCAGAAAGAAGCAGATAGTAAGTTAGATAAGTTGGAAAAGAAAATTGTAACTATTGATAACTTGGCTGATTATTTTTATGGTTATGGTGAAGAAAATTCATTACCACAGGTTGTATTTGATCTGCTTAAGGAAAAGGGTAAAACGATTACAGCAGCTGAAAGTTTAACAGCAGGCCTTTTTCAGGCAAGATTAGCAGATTTTGCAGGAGCATCTGATATCTTTAAGGGAGGTTTTATAACTTACAGTATAGAAGAGAAGGCTAGAATGCTAGGTATTCCCTTTGAAGATCTCCAACTTCATGGGGTTGTTAGTGCTTTTACTGCTGAAAAGATGGCAGAGCGCTCCCGCCAGCTGACTCAAGCAGATTTGGCTATTTCTTTAACAGGAGTTGCAGGTCCGGATAGCTTAGAAGGTCAGCCGGCAGGGACAGTTTTTATCGGTTTGTCAAGTTCCAAAAGAACAATGGCAATCAAAGTGTTAATTGGCGGACGCAGTCGGTCTGATGTGCGTTATATCGCTGTTTTACATGCTTTTAATTTAGTACGTCAAACTTTATTATCTCATAAAAATTTAGTATAA
- the ruvA gene encoding Holliday junction branch migration protein RuvA yields MYDYIKGNLTKITAKYIVLEAGGLGYVINVANPYSFSNQINQAIQIYIHHVVREDAHLLYGFHTEDEKAVFLNLISVSGIGPTSALAIIAADDNEGLVKAIDHSDVNYLMKFPKIGKKTAQQMVLDLAGKFVDINEVSTDKSKVSTINNNQELEEAVEALLALGYKTNELKKIEKFFEGTTDTAENYIKSALKMLMK; encoded by the coding sequence ATGTACGATTATATTAAAGGTAATTTAACCAAAATTACAGCTAAATATATTGTTTTAGAAGCTGGCGGTTTGGGTTATGTAATTAATGTTGCCAATCCTTATAGTTTTTCTAATCAGATAAATCAAGCTATTCAAATTTATATTCACCATGTTGTCCGTGAAGATGCCCATCTTCTTTATGGTTTTCATACTGAGGATGAAAAGGCGGTTTTTCTTAATCTTATCTCTGTTTCAGGAATCGGTCCAACTTCAGCATTAGCTATTATTGCGGCTGATGATAATGAAGGTTTGGTTAAAGCTATTGACCACAGTGATGTAAACTATTTGATGAAATTCCCTAAAATTGGGAAGAAAACAGCTCAACAAATGGTGCTTGATTTAGCAGGTAAATTTGTAGATATTAATGAAGTCTCAACTGATAAAAGCAAAGTGAGCACTATTAATAATAATCAAGAACTTGAAGAGGCGGTTGAAGCACTTTTGGCTCTTGGTTACAAAACAAATGAACTTAAGAAGATAGAAAAATTTTTTGAAGGAACGACTGATACGGCAGAAAATTATATTAAATCTGCTCTAAAAATGTTGATGAAATAG
- the mutL gene encoding DNA mismatch repair endonuclease MutL, translating to MSKIIELPEVLANQIAAGEVIERPASVVKELVENAIDADSSQITIEIEESGLKKIQVTDNGQGIEQADVIMSLRRHATSKIKKQSDLFRIRTLGFRGEALPSIASISRLTLKTATKGEIYGTLLIANGGKIEKEEAISTPIGTKVSVENLFFNTPARLKYMKSLQAELAHIIDVINRLSLAHPEIAFTLINDGRELTKTSGKGDLRQALAGIYGVTTAKKMVEISNADLDFEVSGYISLPELTRANRNYITILINGRYIKNFLLNRAILDGYGSKLMVGRFPIAVIDIQIDPYLADVNVHPTKQEVRISKEKELMNLISSAIADSLREQELIPDALENLAKTSTNKKQKFEQTQLPLKQSNLYYDKTQNDFFLKETTVSEASSEFTVVDKAVNITDNVSGHSSVKYAQRQMRTCENKEHPSLTMTNKQQKRQLSRIVESLENEEKSTFPELEYFGQMHGTYLFAQGEGGLYIIDQHAAQERVKYEYYRDKIGEVDNSLQQLLVPYLFEFPANDFMTLQEKMSILNEVGVHLENYGENTFILREHPIWLQEKEIESAVYEMCDMLLLTNEVSIKKYRAELAIMMSCKRSIKANHTLDDYSARNLLIQLSQCKNPYNCPHGRPVLVNFTKADMEKMFRRIQENHTSLRELGKY from the coding sequence ATGTCAAAAATTATTGAACTGCCAGAAGTTTTAGCCAATCAAATTGCTGCTGGAGAGGTTATTGAAAGACCAGCTAGTGTCGTAAAAGAACTAGTTGAGAATGCTATTGACGCTGATAGCAGCCAAATTACAATAGAAATTGAAGAATCAGGACTGAAAAAAATTCAAGTGACTGATAATGGTCAAGGAATAGAACAAGCGGATGTAATTATGAGCTTACGTCGTCATGCAACTAGTAAGATTAAAAAACAATCCGATCTTTTTAGAATTAGGACCTTAGGTTTTAGAGGTGAGGCCCTTCCATCAATTGCTTCTATTAGCAGACTAACATTAAAAACAGCAACAAAAGGGGAAATATATGGCACTTTATTAATCGCAAATGGAGGTAAAATTGAAAAAGAAGAAGCCATTAGTACCCCTATTGGAACCAAAGTGAGTGTTGAAAATCTTTTCTTCAATACCCCTGCTCGCCTTAAATATATGAAAAGTTTGCAGGCAGAGCTTGCTCATATTATTGATGTCATTAACCGTCTTAGCTTGGCGCATCCCGAAATTGCTTTCACGCTTATTAATGATGGCCGTGAATTAACAAAGACGTCAGGTAAAGGCGATCTGCGTCAAGCTTTAGCGGGTATTTATGGGGTAACCACTGCTAAAAAAATGGTCGAAATTTCAAATGCAGATCTTGATTTTGAGGTATCTGGTTATATTAGTTTGCCTGAATTAACACGAGCTAATCGCAATTATATTACCATTCTTATTAATGGGCGTTATATCAAAAATTTTTTGCTCAATCGCGCTATTCTTGATGGTTATGGTTCAAAATTAATGGTGGGACGTTTTCCAATTGCTGTTATTGATATTCAGATTGACCCTTATTTAGCAGATGTTAATGTTCATCCAACTAAGCAGGAAGTTCGCATTTCTAAAGAAAAAGAGTTAATGAATCTCATTAGTTCGGCAATTGCAGATAGTTTAAGAGAACAAGAGTTAATTCCTGATGCTTTGGAAAATCTTGCTAAAACTAGCACAAACAAGAAACAAAAGTTTGAACAAACACAACTTCCTCTTAAACAATCAAATCTTTACTATGATAAGACTCAAAATGACTTCTTTCTCAAAGAAACGACAGTTTCAGAAGCATCAAGCGAGTTTACAGTAGTTGATAAAGCTGTAAATATTACTGATAATGTATCAGGACATAGCAGTGTAAAATATGCTCAACGTCAAATGAGAACTTGTGAAAACAAAGAGCATCCAAGTCTTACTATGACAAATAAGCAACAAAAGCGACAGCTTAGTAGAATTGTTGAAAGTCTAGAAAATGAAGAAAAGTCAACTTTTCCTGAGTTAGAATATTTTGGTCAAATGCATGGAACTTACCTCTTTGCTCAAGGTGAAGGGGGGCTTTATATCATAGATCAACATGCTGCTCAAGAACGTGTTAAATATGAATATTATCGTGATAAAATTGGAGAAGTAGACAATAGTTTACAGCAGCTTTTAGTACCTTATCTTTTTGAATTTCCTGCTAATGATTTTATGACCTTACAAGAAAAAATGAGCATTTTAAATGAGGTTGGAGTTCACTTAGAAAACTATGGAGAGAATACTTTCATTTTGAGAGAACATCCTATTTGGTTACAGGAAAAAGAAATTGAATCAGCCGTTTATGAGATGTGTGACATGTTGCTGTTGACAAATGAAGTCTCCATTAAGAAATATCGAGCGGAATTAGCTATTATGATGTCTTGCAAGCGTTCTATCAAGGCTAATCATACTTTGGATGATTATTCTGCCAGAAATCTCTTAATTCAATTATCACAGTGCAAAAATCCTTACAACTGTCCTCATGGACGTCCTGTGCTTGTGAATTTCACAAAAGCTGATATGGAAAAGATGTTTCGTCGCATTCAGGAAAACCATACTAGTTTGAGAGAATTAGGGAAATACTGA